The Chitinophaga sp. H8 genome contains a region encoding:
- a CDS encoding sigma-70 family RNA polymerase sigma factor → MRQLKIATQITNRDSQAVEKYLQEISKIPLLTPEEETVLAQRIKMGDQKALERLTTGNLRFVVSVAKQYQHQGLSLSDLINEGNLGLIKAAQRFDETKGFKFISYAVWWIRQSILQALAEQGRLVRLPQNKIGTYNKANKAYMAFEQENEREPSTEELAEILEMSESEINNIFQSNTRHMSLDAPVHEAEDVAMGDLLEGGDITDDDVMRDSLREEIRRVLKSLSPREAEIVNAYFGLDGENGATIEQIGQKYDLTKERIRQIKERAIKRLQKARYSGALKSYLG, encoded by the coding sequence ATGAGGCAACTTAAAATTGCCACCCAGATCACCAACCGTGATTCGCAGGCGGTAGAAAAGTACCTGCAGGAAATCTCGAAGATCCCTTTGTTAACACCTGAGGAAGAGACCGTTTTGGCGCAGCGTATAAAAATGGGCGATCAAAAGGCTCTTGAAAGATTGACTACAGGAAACCTACGGTTCGTTGTTTCTGTGGCGAAGCAATATCAGCATCAGGGGCTTAGCCTCAGCGACCTTATTAATGAGGGCAATTTGGGCTTGATTAAAGCAGCGCAACGTTTCGATGAAACCAAAGGTTTCAAATTTATTTCTTATGCTGTGTGGTGGATACGTCAATCGATTCTCCAGGCTTTGGCAGAACAAGGTCGTTTAGTTCGCCTGCCACAGAATAAAATTGGCACATACAATAAAGCTAATAAAGCTTACATGGCATTTGAACAGGAGAATGAGCGGGAACCTTCTACAGAGGAACTGGCCGAGATCCTGGAAATGTCCGAATCGGAAATCAACAACATTTTCCAAAGCAATACCCGTCATATGTCGCTGGATGCCCCTGTGCACGAAGCGGAAGATGTAGCCATGGGCGATTTACTGGAAGGTGGTGACATTACCGATGATGATGTCATGAGAGATTCTCTTCGTGAAGAGATCCGCAGGGTACTGAAATCCCTGAGTCCGCGCGAAGCTGAAATCGTAAACGCCTATTTTGGTCTGGATGGTGAGAACGGAGCAACAATCGAACAAATTGGTCAGAAATATGATCTGACTAAAGAAAGGATTAGACAAATCAAAGAACGTGCTATCAAGCGGCTGCAAAAAGCCCGTTATAGTGGAGCATTGAAGTCCTACCTGGGATAA
- the trxB gene encoding thioredoxin-disulfide reductase, with the protein MENNQQQEHVHLLIIGSGPAGYTAAIYASRANLKPVLYQGIQPGGQLTITTEVENYPGYPEGIQGPEMMVDFEKQASRMGADIRYGMASAVDLSSQPYKVTIDEEKVITADALIIATGASAKWLGLPSEQRLNGSGVSACAVCDGFFFRGKEVAIVGAGDTAAEEALYLSKMCTTVHMIVRRGEMRASKVMQDRVLKTSNIIVYWNSETLEVLGDGKVEGVKLLNNKTQAETVVPVSAFFVAIGHQPNSGIFKGQLELDEQDYIKTVPGTSRTSVEGVFACGDVQDKIYRQAVTAAGSGCMAALDAERYLSAKEHA; encoded by the coding sequence ATGGAGAACAATCAACAGCAGGAGCATGTACATTTACTGATTATCGGTTCAGGTCCGGCCGGTTATACTGCAGCTATTTATGCATCCAGGGCTAATCTGAAGCCTGTTTTATATCAGGGGATACAGCCTGGCGGACAATTAACTATTACTACTGAGGTAGAAAATTATCCAGGTTATCCGGAGGGCATCCAGGGACCGGAAATGATGGTAGATTTTGAAAAACAAGCCAGCCGGATGGGTGCGGATATCCGTTACGGTATGGCATCAGCCGTAGATTTAAGCAGTCAGCCTTATAAAGTAACTATTGACGAAGAAAAGGTAATTACAGCGGATGCACTGATCATTGCCACCGGCGCTTCTGCCAAGTGGTTAGGCTTACCATCAGAGCAACGCCTGAATGGTAGCGGGGTATCTGCGTGTGCTGTTTGCGACGGGTTCTTTTTCCGTGGAAAAGAGGTGGCGATCGTGGGAGCAGGAGATACTGCAGCTGAAGAGGCCTTATACCTGTCGAAAATGTGTACTACCGTACATATGATTGTGCGTAGGGGTGAAATGCGTGCGTCCAAGGTAATGCAGGACCGTGTATTAAAAACGTCCAATATTATCGTATACTGGAATAGTGAAACACTGGAAGTATTGGGAGATGGCAAAGTAGAGGGCGTAAAATTGCTGAACAATAAAACACAAGCCGAAACTGTAGTACCGGTAAGTGCATTTTTTGTGGCTATCGGTCATCAGCCTAACTCCGGCATTTTTAAAGGACAGCTGGAACTGGATGAACAGGATTATATTAAAACGGTACCAGGAACTTCCCGTACCTCTGTAGAAGGTGTATTTGCCTGTGGGGATGTACAGGATAAAATATACCGTCAGGCAGTAACTGCCGCCGGAAGCGGGTGTATGGCTGCACTGGATGCAGAAAGATATTTATCTGCTAAGGAACACGCTTAA
- the folB gene encoding dihydroneopterin aldolase codes for MLTIALEQVHFHAYHGFFPEETIIGNDFIVDIYVRIPATTPIDDLSETVNYQGLYEIAAALMKTPRALLEEVVFDISREIKQTYPAVQQSTVTLRKMNPPMGASIRNSMVTLEKQY; via the coding sequence ATGCTGACTATTGCTTTGGAGCAAGTGCATTTTCATGCATATCATGGTTTTTTCCCGGAGGAAACTATTATCGGTAACGATTTTATAGTGGACATCTATGTCCGTATTCCTGCTACTACCCCTATCGATGATCTTTCAGAAACAGTTAATTATCAAGGGCTTTATGAAATTGCTGCTGCCTTAATGAAAACTCCCCGGGCTTTACTGGAAGAAGTAGTGTTTGATATAAGCCGGGAAATAAAACAAACGTATCCTGCTGTACAGCAAAGTACGGTAACACTCCGCAAAATGAACCCACCTATGGGCGCCAGTATCCGGAACTCCATGGTAACCCTGGAAAAACAATATTAG
- a CDS encoding DUF4249 domain-containing protein has product MRIVTLFFLTGVLFASCEKDISVNLHQQVDKLVVEGKIESGRYPQVVLTRSLDYFSRIDPAQLLNSFVHGAVVTVSNGSKTITLKEYAGNAGGGTPLFFYSADSMQLGNAFRGEVNMTYTLKIVADNKSYEAVTTIPPITLLLDDMFWQKARSKEDSTKARLIVRIIDPPDLGNYARYFTKRNREPYYPGLNSVINDELTNGTTFDMGVDAGVDRNKKIDFEASGYFERGDTVTLKFCNIDKATYDFWRTLDFAFSSTGNPFSSPTQILSNVSGALGYWGGYTVQHKTIIIPK; this is encoded by the coding sequence ATGCGTATCGTCACTCTTTTCTTCCTTACCGGTGTCTTATTCGCTTCGTGCGAAAAGGATATCAGCGTAAACCTGCATCAGCAGGTGGATAAGCTGGTGGTGGAAGGTAAAATAGAAAGTGGCCGGTACCCACAGGTAGTACTTACCCGCAGCCTGGATTATTTTTCCAGGATAGATCCGGCACAACTACTGAATTCTTTTGTGCATGGTGCAGTGGTAACGGTATCTAATGGCAGCAAAACCATTACGCTGAAAGAATATGCCGGCAATGCAGGTGGTGGTACTCCTTTGTTCTTTTATTCGGCAGACAGTATGCAGTTGGGGAATGCTTTCCGGGGAGAGGTGAATATGACCTATACTTTAAAGATAGTTGCTGACAATAAGTCATATGAGGCAGTCACCACAATTCCTCCCATCACGTTATTGCTGGACGATATGTTTTGGCAGAAAGCGCGGTCAAAAGAGGACAGCACGAAAGCCCGCTTAATAGTGCGGATCATAGATCCGCCGGATTTAGGGAATTATGCCAGGTATTTCACTAAGCGTAACAGGGAGCCTTATTACCCCGGACTTAATTCTGTGATAAATGACGAATTAACGAACGGCACTACTTTTGACATGGGAGTAGACGCTGGTGTGGACAGGAATAAAAAGATTGATTTTGAAGCTTCCGGTTATTTTGAGAGGGGCGATACCGTTACACTGAAGTTTTGTAATATCGATAAAGCGACTTATGATTTCTGGCGTACACTTGATTTTGCATTCAGCAGTACCGGCAACCCGTTTTCCTCACCTACACAAATATTAAGTAATGTAAGTGGTGCTTTAGGATACTGGGGGGGATACACGGTGCAGCATAAAACGATTATTATACCAAAATAA
- a CDS encoding threonine aldolase family protein: protein MIDFRSDTFTRPTPGMLQAMLQAQVGDDVFGEDPDVNKLEAMMAAFFGKAAALYCPSGTMSNQIAIKVHTQPGDEVICSHLAHVYIYEGGGIAFNAGAQVRALEGDRGMITAPAVAAAINPDDVHKARTSLVCLENTSNRGGGCCYNWEEIVSIREVCQQHRLPLHLDGARLFNALVATGQDPKDFGQAFDSISVCLNKGMGCPMGSVLLGSENFIKAARRIRKKLGGGLRQAGYMAATGIYAMENHIQRLTEDHLHAKQIAQTLLEKPFIGHMLPVETNILIFEVKGDWTPQFFADFLKKEDILVMPISPTQVRMVTHLDITPDMVEKTCQIISEMQ from the coding sequence ATGATTGACTTCAGAAGCGACACTTTTACACGCCCCACCCCTGGCATGTTACAGGCGATGCTCCAGGCTCAGGTAGGCGATGATGTTTTTGGTGAAGACCCCGATGTAAATAAACTGGAAGCCATGATGGCAGCTTTTTTTGGCAAAGCGGCAGCCCTGTACTGCCCTTCCGGCACAATGAGCAACCAGATCGCAATTAAAGTCCATACCCAACCGGGTGATGAAGTGATTTGCAGCCACCTCGCACACGTATACATATATGAAGGAGGGGGCATCGCTTTTAATGCGGGCGCCCAGGTAAGGGCCCTCGAAGGAGACCGCGGCATGATTACAGCCCCTGCCGTGGCGGCAGCCATTAACCCGGATGATGTACATAAAGCCCGTACCAGCCTCGTTTGCCTCGAAAACACCTCCAACCGGGGCGGTGGGTGCTGCTACAACTGGGAGGAAATTGTCAGCATCCGCGAAGTATGCCAGCAACACCGCCTGCCACTGCACCTTGACGGCGCCCGCCTGTTTAATGCCCTCGTAGCTACCGGACAAGACCCAAAAGACTTTGGTCAGGCGTTCGATAGTATCTCCGTATGCCTCAATAAAGGAATGGGATGCCCCATGGGTTCCGTACTGCTAGGAAGCGAAAACTTTATCAAAGCTGCGCGCAGAATCCGTAAAAAACTGGGAGGCGGCCTCCGGCAAGCCGGATACATGGCGGCTACCGGCATCTATGCCATGGAAAACCATATCCAAAGGCTGACAGAAGATCATTTACATGCCAAACAAATCGCCCAGACCCTCCTCGAAAAACCCTTTATTGGTCATATGCTCCCCGTGGAAACCAATATCCTCATCTTTGAAGTAAAAGGCGACTGGACACCACAATTCTTTGCTGATTTCCTCAAAAAGGAAGACATCCTGGTGATGCCCATCTCTCCTACCCAGGTGAGAATGGTGACCCACCTCGATATCACACCGGATATGGTGGAAAAAACCTGCCAGATTATCAGCGAAATGCAATAG
- a CDS encoding valine--tRNA ligase, which translates to MELSKNYLPAAAEEKWYQHWMDKGYFSSKPDHRQPFTIVIPPPNVTGVLHMGHTLNETVQDILVRRARMSGFNACWVPGSDHASIATEAKVVDMLKKEKGIDKSQLTREDFLKHAYEWKDKYGGIIYHQVKKLGCSCDWDRVTFTMDDHYYEAVIKVFTDLYAKGLIYRGARMINWDPKAKTALSDEEVEYKDLQGKLYHVKYAVVDKNDTPTGEFITIATQRPETIMGDTAICVNPEDERYAHLANHFAIVPLVNRKVPVIFDTYVDKEFGTGALKVTPAHDINDYNLGLKHNLEVVDTLNDDGTLSAAAEVFVGEDRFVARKKVVAALQELGLLEKEQEYTTRLGYSQRNPDTVIEPRISTQWFVKMAELAKPALDAVVSGDVQIHPGDRFLATYKYWMENVKDWCISRQLWWGQRIPAYYAPDGTFEVATSAALALAQFKANTPDCTWQLSDLKQDEDCLDTWFSSWLWPMEVFKGISNPDNEDINYYYPTSVLVTGQDIIFFWVARMIMAGMEYKHEKPFSDVYFTGMVRDKQGRKMSKSLGNSPDLLELIDRFGADAVRFGIMISSPAGNDLLFDDASCDQGRSFANKIWNALKLVKMWEGRQADQTAATDNFAIQWFESRLNEVEIQLAELFRDFRLSEGLKTIYSLIWDDFCSWYLEWVKPGFEQPVDKAVYQQTVAFFERLMQLLHPYMPFVTEEIYQQLQPRTAGDDLIVKQYAPSGTPHHTTLVEGALAKEVITSIRDARNKHQIKPKDPIVLHIETKHENAFKQIESMLAKQVNASAIAYTQVPVPGCINLVVQKDKFYLETATVLDTAAQKAELLKDLEYQQGFLLSVEKKLGNERFVQNAKPEVVEAERRKKADAEAKINMITESLKSL; encoded by the coding sequence ATGGAACTTTCGAAAAATTATCTGCCTGCTGCGGCGGAAGAAAAATGGTACCAGCATTGGATGGACAAAGGATATTTCAGTAGTAAGCCCGATCACCGGCAGCCTTTTACTATTGTTATCCCTCCGCCTAATGTAACGGGGGTACTGCATATGGGACATACCCTGAACGAAACCGTACAGGATATATTGGTCCGCCGGGCACGTATGAGTGGTTTTAATGCTTGCTGGGTGCCTGGGTCTGATCACGCTTCCATTGCTACTGAAGCCAAAGTGGTAGACATGCTCAAAAAGGAAAAAGGGATTGATAAATCCCAGCTTACCCGCGAAGACTTCCTTAAACATGCCTACGAATGGAAAGATAAATATGGTGGTATCATTTACCACCAGGTAAAAAAGCTCGGCTGTTCCTGCGACTGGGACCGGGTAACTTTTACCATGGACGACCATTATTATGAGGCTGTTATCAAGGTTTTTACGGATCTCTACGCTAAAGGACTGATATACCGTGGTGCCCGTATGATCAACTGGGATCCCAAAGCCAAAACGGCACTCAGTGATGAAGAAGTAGAATACAAAGACCTCCAGGGAAAACTTTACCACGTAAAATATGCTGTTGTAGATAAAAATGATACGCCTACAGGCGAATTCATTACCATCGCTACACAGCGCCCGGAAACAATCATGGGGGATACTGCCATCTGCGTTAATCCGGAAGATGAAAGGTATGCTCACCTGGCCAACCATTTTGCCATCGTACCGCTGGTAAACAGAAAAGTACCGGTTATTTTTGATACATATGTAGATAAAGAATTTGGTACGGGTGCGCTGAAAGTAACACCGGCACACGATATCAATGACTATAACCTGGGGCTGAAACATAACCTGGAAGTAGTAGATACGCTCAACGATGATGGTACTCTCAGCGCGGCGGCAGAGGTTTTTGTAGGAGAAGACCGCTTCGTGGCACGCAAAAAAGTAGTAGCAGCCTTACAGGAACTGGGACTGCTGGAAAAAGAACAGGAATATACCACCCGGCTTGGCTACAGTCAGCGTAACCCGGATACCGTGATAGAACCACGTATCTCTACCCAATGGTTTGTAAAAATGGCAGAGCTGGCAAAACCAGCACTGGATGCGGTAGTAAGTGGAGATGTACAGATCCATCCCGGCGACCGCTTCCTGGCTACCTATAAATACTGGATGGAAAATGTTAAGGACTGGTGTATTTCCCGCCAATTGTGGTGGGGACAACGGATTCCTGCCTATTACGCGCCGGATGGTACTTTCGAAGTAGCTACCTCTGCAGCCCTGGCACTTGCACAGTTTAAAGCAAACACACCGGATTGTACCTGGCAGCTTTCAGATCTGAAACAGGATGAGGATTGCCTGGATACCTGGTTCTCTTCCTGGCTGTGGCCAATGGAAGTATTTAAAGGTATTTCCAATCCGGATAATGAGGATATTAATTACTACTACCCTACCTCCGTACTGGTAACGGGGCAGGATATCATTTTCTTCTGGGTGGCCCGTATGATCATGGCCGGTATGGAATACAAACACGAAAAACCTTTCAGTGATGTATACTTTACCGGTATGGTGCGCGATAAGCAAGGCCGGAAAATGAGTAAATCCCTTGGCAACTCGCCAGACCTCCTCGAACTGATTGATCGCTTTGGCGCGGATGCAGTGCGTTTTGGTATTATGATCTCCTCTCCTGCTGGCAACGACCTCCTGTTTGATGATGCCAGCTGTGATCAGGGACGCAGCTTTGCCAATAAAATATGGAATGCGCTTAAACTGGTAAAAATGTGGGAAGGCAGACAGGCAGATCAGACTGCTGCTACAGACAACTTTGCCATCCAATGGTTTGAAAGCAGGCTGAATGAAGTGGAAATACAACTGGCTGAACTGTTCAGGGACTTCCGCCTGAGTGAAGGACTGAAAACCATTTACAGCCTGATCTGGGACGACTTCTGCAGCTGGTACCTGGAATGGGTAAAACCTGGTTTTGAACAACCGGTTGACAAAGCTGTTTACCAGCAAACAGTGGCTTTCTTCGAAAGATTAATGCAATTGCTACACCCTTATATGCCTTTCGTTACAGAAGAAATATACCAGCAGCTGCAACCCCGTACTGCCGGTGATGACCTGATTGTAAAACAATACGCTCCATCCGGCACACCGCATCATACTACTCTCGTGGAAGGTGCGCTGGCCAAGGAAGTAATTACCAGCATCAGGGATGCCCGCAATAAACACCAGATCAAACCTAAAGATCCGATTGTTCTGCATATCGAAACCAAACACGAAAATGCGTTTAAACAAATAGAAAGCATGCTGGCCAAACAGGTGAATGCTTCAGCTATCGCCTATACGCAGGTGCCTGTACCCGGTTGTATCAACCTGGTGGTCCAAAAAGATAAGTTCTACCTGGAAACAGCGACCGTATTGGATACAGCAGCTCAAAAGGCAGAATTGCTAAAGGACCTGGAATACCAGCAGGGCTTTTTACTTTCTGTAGAAAAAAAGCTGGGCAATGAACGTTTTGTACAAAATGCCAAACCAGAAGTAGTAGAAGCAGAACGCCGGAAAAAGGCAGATGCGGAAGCCAAAATAAATATGATTACGGAAAGTCTGAAATCATTATAA